One stretch of Pandoraea oxalativorans DNA includes these proteins:
- a CDS encoding LLM class flavin-dependent oxidoreductase — MTTDRKMKLGLSMRYLGYHVAAWRHPDVPADGALDYRYFLANAQKAEAAKFDMIFFADGLGIRAQDNPRGALARDMRNAELEPLTLLAAIATHTSHIGLVATASTTYNEPFHVARKYASIDHISGGRAGWNVVTSWSNEEARNFGRDEHLGYEERYERADEFVEVVSSLWRSWEDDAFVRDKTSGVFYDESKLHVPNHAGKHFQVRGPLNSARTPQGRPLIVQAGASEAGRALAARAADLVYSNSHNLAHAQAYYRDLKGRLAAHGREPGDLLIMPGLMPFVGRTRQEAQDKFDQLQALIDPASGLASLYDALGDLSGYPVDGPVPQVEPNRNIRSIAENLLAMARDENLTIRQLCQRVAATYTVRMVIGTPADIADQMEEWFRNEAADGFNICPATLPHGIDDMAELVVPELRRRGLFRTEYEGTTLRANLGLKPLPR, encoded by the coding sequence ATGACGACTGATCGCAAGATGAAGCTTGGCCTGTCGATGCGCTACCTTGGCTACCACGTCGCCGCGTGGCGTCACCCCGACGTGCCTGCCGACGGTGCGCTGGACTATCGCTACTTCCTCGCGAATGCGCAAAAAGCCGAGGCAGCGAAATTCGACATGATCTTCTTTGCCGACGGGCTGGGGATTCGCGCGCAGGACAATCCCCGTGGCGCGCTGGCACGGGACATGCGCAACGCCGAACTGGAACCGCTTACGCTGCTCGCCGCCATCGCGACGCACACGTCGCATATCGGGCTGGTGGCGACCGCATCGACCACCTACAACGAGCCGTTTCATGTCGCACGGAAATATGCGTCCATCGACCACATCAGCGGCGGGCGCGCGGGCTGGAATGTGGTGACGTCGTGGTCCAACGAAGAGGCCCGCAACTTTGGCCGCGACGAGCATCTGGGTTACGAAGAGCGCTACGAACGGGCGGACGAGTTCGTCGAGGTCGTGAGTTCGCTCTGGCGCAGTTGGGAAGATGACGCGTTCGTGCGCGACAAGACGAGCGGCGTGTTCTACGACGAGAGCAAGCTGCATGTGCCGAACCACGCGGGCAAACACTTTCAGGTGCGCGGGCCACTCAATTCGGCCCGTACGCCGCAGGGAAGGCCGCTCATCGTGCAGGCGGGCGCTTCCGAGGCGGGACGCGCGCTGGCGGCGCGTGCGGCCGATCTCGTTTACAGCAATTCGCACAACCTCGCGCATGCGCAGGCGTACTACCGGGATCTGAAGGGGCGTCTTGCCGCGCATGGCCGTGAGCCGGGCGATCTGCTGATCATGCCGGGGCTTATGCCGTTTGTCGGGCGTACGCGTCAGGAAGCACAGGACAAGTTCGATCAGTTGCAGGCGTTGATCGATCCGGCCAGCGGGCTCGCCAGTCTGTACGATGCGCTGGGCGACCTCTCTGGCTATCCCGTCGACGGGCCGGTGCCGCAGGTCGAACCCAATCGCAACATTCGCAGCATCGCTGAAAACCTGCTCGCGATGGCGCGCGACGAAAACCTGACGATCCGGCAGTTGTGTCAGCGCGTGGCGGCGACCTACACCGTGCGCATGGTCATCGGCACGCCCGCAGACATTGCGGATCAGATGGAGGAATGGTTCCGCAATGAAGCGGCCGATGGTTTCAACATCTGTCCGGCCACGTTGCCGCACGGCATCGACGACATGGCTGAGCTGGTGGTGCCGGAACTGCGCCGCCGGGGATTGTTTCGCACGGAATACGAAGGCACAACGTTGCGCGCGAATCTCGGCCTCAAGCCGTTGCCGCGTTGA
- a CDS encoding MFS transporter, giving the protein METTKIGCYTTREPRRGSRTRDVIAANFGTFFEWFDLLVYAMFAITISRLFFPQGDPQSALLFSLMTFASSFLIRPVGAVVLGIMADKVGRRTTLSFAAMLMLAGTVLIAVSPTYSSIGVWAPVILVTGRLLQGFSVGGEFGTANSYLTEQSASRKAFFASLQFSASGLAVLAASLFAYFSNHFLTQDQIFAWGWRLPFLFGCLIGPVGLYIRSKIEETADFEKVKSTGATVQNPRAETFKSHKRFVLIGAVVAAAGVVASFLNLYMPTFAINNLGLTKDDAFIASICSGVVCTFVPMLGGITADRLGTVKVMRTALILGVILVFPLFQMLTRSPSLLTLAIFQCTLSVVFYSFYYSPIGSLLSQLFPTSCRTTGVSIAYVIAQTFFGGITPLVVGFMVKTTGSVMAPAYYIVIIAVFALIGLYASRKHVK; this is encoded by the coding sequence ATGGAAACCACCAAGATCGGCTGTTACACCACCCGGGAACCCCGTAGAGGAAGCCGGACCCGCGATGTCATCGCGGCGAACTTCGGCACGTTTTTCGAGTGGTTCGACCTGCTGGTGTACGCGATGTTTGCGATCACCATCTCCAGGCTGTTCTTCCCGCAGGGCGACCCGCAGTCCGCGCTGCTGTTCAGTCTGATGACGTTTGCGAGCTCGTTCCTGATTCGTCCTGTCGGGGCCGTGGTGCTGGGAATTATGGCCGACAAGGTCGGGCGCCGTACCACCCTGAGCTTTGCCGCGATGCTGATGCTGGCGGGCACGGTGCTGATCGCCGTGTCGCCGACCTATAGCTCGATCGGCGTCTGGGCCCCGGTCATCCTCGTTACCGGGCGTCTGCTTCAGGGCTTTTCGGTTGGGGGCGAGTTCGGCACCGCCAACTCTTACCTGACGGAGCAGAGCGCATCGCGCAAAGCATTCTTTGCGAGCCTGCAGTTCTCGGCGTCGGGGCTGGCCGTGCTTGCCGCATCGCTCTTCGCCTACTTCTCCAACCACTTTCTGACGCAAGACCAGATCTTCGCGTGGGGCTGGCGTCTGCCGTTCCTGTTCGGTTGTCTGATCGGACCGGTCGGCCTGTACATCCGGTCGAAGATCGAGGAAACGGCCGACTTCGAGAAGGTCAAGAGTACCGGGGCGACAGTACAGAATCCGCGCGCGGAGACGTTCAAGTCGCACAAGCGCTTCGTGCTGATCGGCGCTGTGGTGGCCGCCGCCGGGGTGGTGGCCAGCTTCCTGAATCTATACATGCCCACGTTCGCGATCAACAACCTGGGCCTGACCAAAGATGATGCCTTCATCGCCTCGATCTGCAGCGGCGTGGTCTGCACGTTCGTGCCGATGCTTGGCGGTATCACGGCCGACAGGCTCGGTACCGTCAAGGTCATGCGCACCGCACTGATTCTGGGCGTGATTCTGGTCTTTCCGCTGTTCCAGATGCTTACGCGTTCACCTTCGTTGCTCACGCTCGCGATCTTCCAGTGCACGCTGTCGGTCGTGTTCTACAGCTTCTATTACTCGCCGATTGGCTCGCTGCTCTCGCAGCTGTTCCCGACCTCGTGCCGCACCACGGGCGTGTCGATCGCTTACGTGATCGCGCAGACGTTCTTCGGCGGCATCACGCCGCTGGTGGTCGGTTTCATGGTCAAGACCACGGGCAGCGTGATGGCGCCGGCGTATTACATCGTGATCATCGCCGTATTCGCGCTGATCGGGCTCTACGCGAGCCGCAAGCATGTGAAGTGA